In Naumovozyma castellii chromosome 1, complete genome, one DNA window encodes the following:
- the VPS75 gene encoding Vps75p (ancestral locus Anc_1.116) — MKRNYKIYQMSFLETKENYKELNKDEYDRRFHKAVCLRITHSPWKPCLRLLTTILYSNRDAFLGLADCEVEIETIDNDVERFKLNKLKPFYEKRDKYIDNIDDFWKVVLSQNTDFANYIRASDFKYVDNITKVVVKWLIWDENSNADINVRDFSITFHFKGIEHDFPEQSITKVFKMTKMQSNKDFDDDDEAGEDNETIGVEEVLTSEPVDIEWPQSYESINPSLIEDKRSPQGKKNYRQGMKSFFGWFKWTGKKPGKEFPHGEDLASLLCDDIYPYCVKYYTEAQRDLEDEYSDSEDDNSDEEPLDLPKPEGEDEDGESDKLASKKRRV, encoded by the coding sequence atgaaaagaaattacaaaatttaTCAGATGAGCTTTCTCGAAACAAAAGAGAACTACAAAGAGCTGAACAAAGATGAATACGATAGAAGATTCCACAAAGCGGTATGTTTGAGAATTACACATTCACCTTGGAAACCGTGCTTGCGATTactaacaacaatattatattcaaatagAGATGCATTTTTAGGATTAGCAGATTGTGAAgtagaaattgaaacaattgataatgatgttgaaagatttaaattaaacaaattaaagCCATTCTACGAGAAGCGTGATAAGTATATCgataatattgatgatttttGGAAAGTAGTACTCTCACAGAATACAGATTTTGCCAATTATATAAGAGCATCTGATTTTAAATATGTGGATAATATTACAAAAGTGGTAGTAAAATGGTTGATTTGGGATGAGAATAGTAATGCTGACATTAATGTTAGAGACTTTTCCATAACTTTCCATTTCAAAGGTATTGAACATGATTTCCCAGAACAAAGCATCACAAAGGTATTCAAAATGACAAAAATGCAAAGTAATAAGGATtttgatgacgatgatgaagctGGTGAGGATAACGAAACGATAGGTGTTGAGGAAGTATTGACTAGTGAGCCTGTGGATATTGAATGGCCCCAAAGTTATGAGTCCATTAATCCATCTTTGATAGAAGATAAGCGTAGTCCTCAaggaaagaagaattatcgCCAAGGTATGAAATCCTTTTTTGGATGGTTCAAGTGGACCGGTAAGAAACCTGGGAAGGAATTTCCACACGGTGAAGATTTAGCCAGTTTGTTATGCGATGACATATATCCATACTGTGTCAAGTATTACACTGAAGCCCAGAGAGACTTGGAAGATGAATATAGTGACTCGGAGGACGATAACAGTGATGAGGAGCCTCTCGACTTACCAAAGCCAGAAGgtgaggatgaagatggtgaGTCTGACAAACTTGCCAGCAAAAAGAGACGTGTTTAA
- the CWC25 gene encoding U2-type spliceosomal complex subunit CWC25 (ancestral locus Anc_1.117) → MGSGDLNLLKSWNPKLVKNRKKVWENEQQLLIEETKLQERKKEIEKERQFNELLDANREGESNKKKQTGLEWMYSHEFKDEKEDYLLGKKKLDASVIKRQEEEEEAKDKVVSDTSSKSNKKQIDFSSEDPMSKLKQAYKQQKRKTTMTSKKPTNKIEKAASGTRKGPNPFIKKQRNTNNGLDY, encoded by the coding sequence ATGGGATCGGGCGATTTGAATCTACTGAAGTCTTGGAATCCAAAACTAGTCAAAAATAGAAAGAAAGTTTGGGAAAATGAACAACAGttattaattgaagaaactaaaTTACAGGAAAGGAAAAAAGAGATTGAAAAGGAACgtcaatttaatgaattgcTGGACGCCAATAGAGAAGGTGaatcaaataaaaagaaGCAGACTGGATTAGAGTGGATGTACTCTcatgaatttaaagatgaaaaggaagattACTTACTagggaagaaaaaattagatGCATCTGTCATTAAAAGgcaagaggaagaagaagaggcAAAAGATAAAGTTGTTTCTGATACCTCTTCCAAATCTAACAAGAAACAGATAGATTTTTCATCAGAAGATCCAATGAGCAAACTAAAACAGGCTTATAAGCaacagaaaagaaaaactaCAATGACCTCCAAAAAACCCACAaataagattgaaaagGCTGCCTCAGGTACTAGAAAAGGCCCTAATCCTTTTATTAAGAAACAGCGAAATACAAACAATGGTTTAGATTATTAA
- the SUI1 gene encoding translation initiation factor eIF1 (ancestral locus Anc_1.118) → MSIENLKSFDPFADTGDDETAAANYIHIRIQQRNGRKTLTTVQGVPAEYDLKRILKVLKKDFACNGNIVKDVEMGEIIQLQGDQRAKVCEFMISQLGFQKKNIKIHGF, encoded by the coding sequence ATGTCTATCGAGAACTTGAAATCATTTGATCCTTTCGCTGACACTGGAGACGACGAAACTGCTGCTGCTAACTACATCCATATCAGAATCCAACAGAGAAATGGTAGAAAGACATTAACTACGGTACAAGGTGTCCCCGCTGAATATGATTTGAAGAGAATCTTGAAAGTGTTGAAGAAGGATTTTGCATGTAACGGTAACATCGTCAAGGACGTTGAAATGGgggaaattattcaattacAAGGGGATCAAAGAGCTAAGGTTTGTGAATTTATGATTTCTCAACTAGGtttccaaaagaaaaacattaAGATTCATGGGttttaa
- the SLA2 gene encoding Sla2p (ancestral locus Anc_1.119), producing MSSKIDSDLQKSLKKACSIEETAPKRKHVRACILYTWDTKSSRAVFQTLKSLPLANDEVQLFKSLIVLHKIIQEGHPSAVKEAIREKDWIHSLGRIHPGSATYGKLIREYVNYLVLKLNFHQHHRGFNNGMFEYEEYVSLVAVADPDDGYETILDLMSLQDSLDDLAQIIFASIQADSLNTECRISALIPLIAESYGIYKFVTSMLRAMHIQLNDPEGDEALRPLEERYDLQHARLFELYADCSSIKFLTTLVTIPKLPTTPPNLNVTNDEGDETSKEIKFQRKSPVKKAPSTASVNRVPSSQNLSNRNASTASFMTPVATASAAAAMIPTVTAAAMMATPTAMMSQQYQQQQQPDFWVNQQAQYANEQARLEQERQLQLQQQQAQQQAFQQQLQQAQNDMMQMQLQQQNQHQTDLIALTDQHDKDQTLLSQYDQRVQQLENEIKTMDQNVSQQIANKDEQMIGLQDQLTVWEKKYDSLAKLYSQLRQEHLNLLPKFKKLQMKVNSAQESIKEKEQIENKLKNKDLQLAQLIKERDRAQLELERNKSLTPQQPQIDESTLAKVNMDKLIPILDAVLESGINTIQESIYNLDSPMSWSGPLSPPSFILSLVEGTSEKATDFATKFNDLIVDGIVDGDQISVILGISEFSNSVATLVTNCKAYSETSLSDDPRGEELVNLVKRCAREAQYFFEDLTSENLADQDDEAKTDTVINANVDMQEKLQELTLAIEPFLREAPSKSNGTNAHQELVATAQNIVKSSQQLRVNLDVDGVPKPLLALALAIIDAVVALVQAAIQCQNEIESTTKTPLSQFYKKNSRWTEGLISAAKAVGTATNMLIGTATKLTTGGDTSPEEFIVASKEVAASTAQLVAASRVKVNAHSKSQEALESSSKDVNSACKQLVSHVMEGVNKNQDNEKPLEFSSEHMVKTAEMEQQVDILKLEQQLSNARKRLGEIRKHAYYNSEDFE from the coding sequence ATGTCCTCTAAGATAGACTCGGATTTGCAGAAGAGTCTGAAGAAAGCATGTTCTATAGAAGAAACGGCCCCCAAGAGAAAGCATGTCCGTGCATGTATCCTTTACACATGGGACACTAAATCTTCCAGAGCCGTCTTCCAGACTTTGAAATCATTACCTTTGGCGAACGACGAAGTGCAATTATTCAAGTCTTTGATTGTTCTTCATaagattattcaagaaggtCACCCTTCCGCGGTGAAGGAGGCCATTAGAGAAAAGGATTGGATTCATTCGCTGGGAAGAATACATCCAGGCTCTGCAACCTACGGCAAGTTAATTAGAGAATACGTGAATTATCTagtattgaaattaaatttccATCAACATCATCGTGGGTTTAATAATGGGATGTTTGAATATGAAGAGTATGTATCTCTGGTGGCAGTGGCTGATCCAGATGATGGGTACGAGACTATCTTGGATTTAATGTCCTTGCAGGACTCCCTAGACGATTTGGCTCAGATTATCTTTGCCTCCATCCAAGCAGATAGTTTAAATACCGAGTGTAGGATTTCTGCATTAATTCCCTTGATTGCTGAATCGTACGGTATTTACAAGTTTGTAACATCCATGTTGAGAGCAATGCATATACAATTGAATGACCCAGAGGGAGATGAAGCATTAAGACCATTGGAAGAACGTTACGACTTGCAACATGCAAGATTGTTTGAATTGTATGCAGATTGTTCATCTATTAAATTCTTAACTACTTTGGTGACCATTCCTAAACTACCTACGACACcaccaaatttgaatgttACTAATGATGAAGGCGATGAAACaagtaaagaaattaaattccaaagaaagAGTCCTGTAAAGAAGGCACCTTCCACTGCTTCAGTGAATAGAGTTCCATCATCTCAAAATTTATCTAATAGAAATGCAAGTACTGCATCATTCATGACCCCAGTGGCAACAGCTTCTGCAGCAGCTGCAATGATACCAACAGTGACTGCTGCAGCAATGATGGCTACCCCCACAGCAATGATGTCACAACAATatcagcaacaacaacaacctgATTTTTGGGTAAACCAACAGGCTCAATATGCTAATGAACAAGCACGTTTGGAACAAGAACGTCAATTACAATtacagcaacaacaagcGCAACAACAGGCGTTCCAACAGCAGTTACAACAAGCACAAAATGATATGATGCAAATGCAAttgcaacaacaaaatcaacatcaaaCTGATCTAATCGCTTTAACGGATCAACATGATAAAGATCAGACTCTCTTATCTCAGTATGATCAAAGAGTACAAcaattagaaaatgaaattaagaCTATGGATCAAAATGTGTCTCAACAGATTGCTaataaagatgaacaaATGATTGGATTACAGGATCAATTGACTGTATGggagaagaaatatgatTCGTTGGCTAAGTTATATTCTCAATTACGTCAAgaacatttgaatttgttacctaaattcaagaaattgcAAATGAAAGTTAATAGTGCGCAAGAATCCattaaggaaaaggaacaaattgaaaataaactGAAAAATAAGGATCTTCAATTGGCTCAGTTGATAAAGGAACGTGATAGAGCACAATTAGAGttagaaagaaataagaGCCTCACTCCTCAACAACCacaaattgatgaatctaCATTGGCAAAAGTTAATATGGATAAATTGATACCTATATTAGATGCAGTTTTAGAAAGTGGTATAAATACCATTCAAGAGTCCATATATAATTTAGATTCTCCAATGAGTTGGTCCGGACCATTATCACCACCTTCCTTCATATTATCCCTTGTTGAGGGGACATCTGAAAAGGCAACAGATTTTGCTACgaaatttaatgatttgattgtAGATGGTATAGTTGATGGTGATCAAATATCAGTGATCCTTGGTATCAGTGAATTTAGTAACTCCGTTGCCACATTAGTCACAAATTGTAAAGCTTACTCAGAAACATCATTATCGGATGATCCACGTGGGGAAGAACTGGTCAATCTAGTAAAGAGATGTGCTCGTGAAGCacaatatttctttgagGATTTAACATCGGAGAATTTGGCCGATCAAGATGATGAGGCAAAGACAGACACTGTCATTAATGCTAACGTGGACATGCAAGAAAAATTACAGGAACTAACATTAGCCATTGAACCATTCCTACGTGAGGCACCTTCCAAATCCAATGGAACCAATGCACATCAAGAATTGGTGGCCACAGCACAAAACATTGTCAAATCATCTCAACAATTACGTGTCAATCTTGATGTTGATGGTGTTCCAAAGCCACTGTTGGCATTAGCATTAGCTATCATTGATGCTGTCGTGGCATTAGTGCAAGCAGCCATTCAATgtcaaaatgaaattgagTCCACCACTAAGACACCATTAAGTCAATTTTATAAAAAGAATAGTAGATGGACAGAAGGTTTAATCTCTGCTGCAAAAGCTGTGGGGACCGCTACCAACATGTTGATTGGAACTGCAACGAAATTGACCACAGGCGGTGATACTTCACCAGAGGAATTTATTGTAGCATCGAAAGAAGTGGCAGCATCGACGGCTCAGTTAGTGGCCGCTTCAAGAGTGAAAGTTAATGCACATTCAAAATCACAAGAGGCATTGGAAAGCTCATCTAAGGATGTTAATTCTGCATGTAAACAATTAGTCTCTCATGTGATGGAAGGTGTCAATAAGAATcaagataatgaaaaacCATTGGAATTCTCGTCCGAGCATATGGTTAAGACAGCTGAGATGGAGCAACAAGTGgatatattgaaattggaacaacaattaaGCAATGCTAGAAAGAGATTAGGTGAGATAAGGAAGCATGCTTATTATAATAGTGAAGATTTCGAATAG
- the ATG2 gene encoding Atg2p (ancestral locus Anc_2.1), translating into MPFWFSQNIQRRLLLYVLQQISLFSNVDVSNLDVSLGSKSKFTFHDLDLAVESITIPGITVNEGFIKNLDLRLTVSGGVSIEGSGLTFVICPHLKQQESENIDEVDRFSLLKSIHDLTTSMIQFSESTVNNSNENVPVDEPIIDEDEYNQPGTIENMRNKALNIALSKISVTLEGITIKFIPEDDPNDEIILKIGSLSLVTREKRIRHLILQNITVSHFHQESFNSDSEYGSDEDRLSQSIYYSRMEGTTSMYMSAMDNPMDSERKMEDPDEKNDETLVSVDLLEISFEGFSTVNDISVTDLTVDVNYAQISLFKILELDNSILFDLLKLLRIRNDSDDSRRETAAYKRFEKEQELSENFTLSFICLNKVALELSAETNLILRQASFNKQENKEQTLIISSIGIEGGTAKITHSNRPILKCSLTEKDIMVDILDELHLNLDCKALEEIVQFYNMVNQFIDNTKIRKRRSTMRKEYSTIRFQLELENLHVTFSLKDYALKCKMNNIQYDSSTGTLKIPTIELFKLLGSQQTTLVQILDNNLTNYSTKIQINSFDENFNASTFLTDTLLHTKSILVKAPHDYLEQIVNDLSTQILPILSQLERPDTRERNNNYMRRSVRIPNSSSITYQQTLCAIIVVQIDTIQIQISDILSNGEFGTINCNVLENLLTLTNDGNLVYTCKDISVSRIFNYGKEKDEIIVPIKSDSLRRPVIVCQRKNNGKFKIIFRNLSVHYHARWLSVLKKKDTTVDTVEGIINSSKILDTGETIFEVKFVESSLHLHPYRINSVLIITLNHMSTSGRVPNILWKGLSKNGMLLLIDDVSNMKKVEKMSAASLVEFYSYQGFSAIGRFDTLIFNVQRIKTSIMISSKLEHLSLSLCADSFHTLVQLCVDLKLSETFPDDLKYRTNLDKSVPILDSVVEDFFVPDQILRDRKNSNYSETFEEIKLVESFLDNEHSDISTKSSQNLLDTDSSTHTQELIHFKDSYIDTSKAEDYDETFEQEQPIMSDDVDIQFSLDVSKVTVKLFDGYDWKYTRKNISNIIEQLGKNVNDDFPINFTDGEEEEQETEMKATIFDSIYISTNNNVNAHSLRKRVNDDIQGETAPSEPLKKVNLHPSKHYKALIELNELKVNFTSFNFTVPIEANSDGSCDLLNNCDISVGKFEVIDNVPTSTWNKFITPLRHEGVTTTVYPMFATSIKTIRPLDYLAAIELIMDVSMIPLRLHVDQDMLDFLIRFGEFKDERFELIDEYPTTIFIEKFTINSVKVKLDYKPKKIDYSGLRSGHTTELMNFFILDGANILLKSAVLYGVNGFDELGEKLKNVWTPDITSKQLGGVLEGISPIKSFMTFGSGVKTLAAILQSEYKQDGHIGKSLQKGGAVFLKTTTGEFINLSVKLASGTQALLETTEELLGGKGTGGRLPAVVSRDQPLDIDTFLQEDQLVGGSYPKIRGHAPAAVVIDASTMVDSGPKIVSLYADQPLDIHRGLEEAYSSLEKHMHIAYDAVWRAQGEIKTSRTGASAVAVSVAKAAPVAIIRPLIGASEAVSKALQGLANQLDKEQINELHDKYKSSENY; encoded by the coding sequence ATGCCATTTTGGTTTTCGCAAAACATACAGAGACGGTTATTACTTTATGTTCTCCAACAGATATCCCTTTTTTCCAATGTGGATGTGTCTAATCTCGATGTCTCTCTGGGGTCCAAATCTAAATTTACGTTCCATGATCTGGATCTTGCGGTAGAAAGTATTACAATCCCAGGAATTACAGTAAATGAGGGttttattaagaatttAGACCTTAGATTAACGGTTTCTGGTGGGGTCAGTATCGAAGGAAGTGGGTTGACTTTTGTAATATGCCCACATTTAAAACAACAAGAAtcagaaaatattgatgaagtGGACCGATTTTCGCTATTGAAAAGCATTCATGATCTTACCACTTCCATGATCCAGTTCTCCGAATCCACAGTTAATAACAGTAATGAAAATGTGCCAGTCGATGAACCCATAATCGATGAAGACGAATATAACCAACCAGGTACAATAGAAAATATGAGGAATAAAGCTTTGAATATTGCATTATCCAAGATCTCCGTAACTTTAGAGGGCATAACtatcaaattcattccAGAAGATGATCCAAATGAcgaaataatattaaaaattggTTCCCTATCTTTAGTAACAAGGGAGAAACGTATACGGCATCtaattttacaaaatattactGTTTCCCACTTTCATCAAGAGTCTTTCAATTCTGATTCAGAATATGGTAGCGATGAAGATCGTTTGTCACAAAGTATATACTACTCCAGGATGGAAGGAACTACGTCGATGTATATGAGCGCTATGGATAATCCAATGGATTCAGAGAGGAAGATGGAAGACCCCGACGAAAAAAACGATGAAACTCTAGTTTCTGTTGATTTATTAGAAATTTCTTTCGAAGGGTTTTCTACGGTTAACGATATCAGTGTGACCGATTTAACAGTGGATGTGAATTATGctcaaatttctttatttaagaTATTAGAATTAGACAACTCCATTTTATTTGATCTTTTAAAGCTCTTGAGGATAAGAAATGATAGTGATGATTCTAGAAGAGAGACAGCTGCATATAAAAGATTTGagaaagaacaagaactTTCAGAGAATTTCACTTTATCGTTTATATGTTTGAACAAAGTTGCTTTGGAGTTATCTGCTGAGACTAACCTAATTCTTCGACAAGCATCTTTCAATAAgcaagaaaataaagaacaaaCACTGATAATATCATCTATTGGCATTGAAGGAGGTACGGCCAAAATAACGCATTCAAATCGGCCTATTCTGAAGTGTTCCCTTACAGAAAAGGACATTATGGTAGATATACTGGATGAActtcatttgaatttagaTTGTAAGgcattggaagaaattgtaCAATTTTACAACATGGTGAACcaatttattgataataCGAAGATACGAAAAAGGCGATCTACAATGAGAAAAGAATACAGCACCATCCGATTTCAGCTTGAATTAGAGAATCTTCATGTAACATTTTCGCTCAAAGATTATGCGTTGAAATGCAAAATGAATAACATACAATATGATAGTTCTACAGGTACTTTGAAAATCCCTACCATAGAATTATTTAAGTTACTGGGGTCTCAACAGACAACACTGGTTCAAATACTGGATAATAACCTCACAAATTACAGTAcaaagattcaaattaattcatttgatgAGAATTTCAATGCTTCTACTTTTCTTACGGATACTCTATTGCATACGAAATCCATTCTTGTGAAAGCACCACATGATTATTTAGAACAAATTGTTAATGATTTATCAACTCAAATCTTACCAATATTGAGTCAGCTCGAAAGACCTGATACTAGGGAgagaaataataattatatgCGCCGAAGTGTAAGAATACCTAACTCTTCCAGTATTACCTATCAACAAACGTTGTGTGCAattattgttgttcaaATTGATACAATTCAGATACAGATATCAGATATATTAAGCAATGGAGAATTCGGTACAATCAATTGTAACGTTTTAGAAAACCTACTGACATTGACCAATGATGGTAATCTTGTTTACACATGCAAAGATATCTCTGTTTCTCGAATATTTAATTATGGTAAAGAAAAAGACGAGATAATAGTACCCATAAAATCAGATTCGCTTCGAAGGCCAGTTATTGTTTGTCAACGAAAGAATAATGGTAAATTTAAGATAATTTTTAGGAACCTGTCTGTTCATTACCATGCGCGTTGGTTAAGTgtcttgaagaagaaagatacAACAGTGGATACTGTAGAGGGAATTATCAACTCCTCTAAAATTCTTGATACAGGTGAGACTATTTTTGAAGTCAAATTTGTTGAATCATCCTTGCATTTACACCCATATAGAATAAACTCTGTTCTAATTATTACTTTGAATCACATGTCTACGAGTGGGAGagttccaaatattttatggAAGGGACTTTCCAAAAATGGgatgttattattaattgatgatgtttCCAACATGAAGAAGGTTGAGAAAATGTCTGCTGCTTCCTTAGTTGAATTTTATTCCTATCAGGGATTTTCTGCCATTGGTAGATTTGATACGTTGATATTTAATGTTCAAAGGATCAAGACTTCCATTATGATTAGTAGTAAACTGGAGCATTTAAGCTTATCTCTTTGTGCAGATTCGTTTCATACTCTCGTGCAACTTTGTGttgatttgaaactttCTGAAACTTTCCCTGATGATTTAAAATATAGAACCAATTTGGACAAGAGTGTTCCCATTTTAGATAGCGTTGTTGAAGATTTCTTCGTTCCTGATCAGATACTAAGAGATAGAAAAAATTCCAACTATAGTGAAacgtttgaagaaattaagtTAGTTGAAAGCTTCTTAGATAATGAACATTCAGATATATCGACAAAAAGCTCTCAAAATCTTTTGGATACTGATTCTTCTACTCATACACAGGAATTGATACATTTTAAGGACAGTTATATTGACACATCCAAGGCTGAAGATTATGACGAAACTTTTGAACAAGAGCAACCTATCATGTCCGATGACGttgatattcaattttccCTTGACGTTTCTAAAGTTACtgtaaaattatttgatggATATGATTGGAAATATACaaggaagaatatttcaaatattattgaGCAATTGGGGAAGAACgttaatgatgattttcCAATCAATTTTACAGatggagaagaagaagaacaagagaCAGAAATGAAAGCGACTATTTTTGATTCCATATATATTAGTACGAATAATAATGTGAATGCTCATTCTCTTCGTAAACGAgttaatgatgatattcAAGGAGAGACTGCTCCTAGCGaaccattgaaaaaagtGAATCTACACCCTTCCAAACATTATAAGGCTTTAATTGAGTTGAATGAGCTCAAGGTTAATTTTACCAGTTTCAATTTTACTGTCCCCATTGAAGCAAACTCTGATGGATCATGTGATCTTTTGAACAATTGTGATATTTCTGTGGGGAAGTTTGAAGTGATAGATAATGTCCCCACTTCCACatggaataaatttattacaCCGCTACGACATGAAGGTGTCACCACTACAGTTTATCCCATGTTCGCCACAAGTATTAAAACGATTAGACCATTAGACTATTTGGCGGCGATTGAACTAATCATGGATGTTTCAATGATCCCACTCAGATTGCATGTGGATCAAGATATGTTAGATTTTTTAATAAGATTTGGtgaatttaaagatgaaaggtttgaattaattgatgaatatcCGACAActatatttattgaaaaattcaccATTAACTCAGTGAAGGTGAAATTAGATTATAAGCcgaaaaaaattgattattctGGGTTAAGATCGGGACACACTACGGAACttatgaatttttttatattgGATGGTGCTAATATTTTACTTAAAAGTGCAGTGTTATATGGAGTGAATGGATTTGACGAACTCGgggagaaattgaagaatgtTTGGACTCCTGATATTACCTCTAAACAACTTGGAGGAGTCCTTGAAGGTATTTCGCCCATAAAGAGTTTTATGACATTTGGTTCAGGTGTAAAGACTCTTGCTGCCATATTACAATCTGAATACAAGCAAGATGGACACATTGGTAAGAGTTTACAAAAGGGTGGTGCAGTTTTTTTGAAGACGACAACAGGTGAATTTATAAATCTAAGTGTAAAATTAGCTTCAGGAACGCAAGCTCTCCTGGAGACCACTGAGGAGCTCCTTGGTGGTAAGGGTACTGGTGGTCGTTTACCTGCGGTAGTTTCTAGAGATCAACCCTTGGACATTGATACATTTTTGCAAGAAGATCAATTGGTTGGTGGATCGTATCCTAAGATTCGAGGACATGCCCCCGCCGCTGTGGTTATTGACGCATCAACGATGGTAGATTCTGGTCCAAAGATCGTGAGTCTTTATGCTGATCAACCATTGGATATTCATCGTGGATTAGAGGAGGCTTACAGTTCATTGGAGAAACATATGCATATTGCGTATGATGCAGTTTGGCGTGCTCAGGGTGAAATTAAAACGTCAAGGACTGGGGCTTCTGCTGTTGCTGTGTCAGTGGCAAAGGCAGCCCCCGTGGCAATAATACGTCCATTAATTGGAGCATCTGAAGCTGTGTCAAAGGCATTACAAGGGTTAGCTAATCAATTAGACAAGGAACAAATTAATGAACTTCATGACAAGTATAAATCGAGTGAAAATTACTAg